TAGGAAActgtataaatcataaatatatatttagattttacaaagatagatagacagataaacaaGAAATAGAAATGGGTAATGAATAAgaatcaagtttaaaaaaaaaaaaaacatcatagtGTATTTATTATTAGGTGTTGCCATAACAAACAGCTCACCTGGAATCTTACTTAAAAAGCTCAGCGCAAAGTTACGTATATTCGTAAAACagcatttcattataattttaagtcTAATAAACCACCAGTATGCATATGTGACCTATTTTAATCCGAAACTGTGTGTAAAGCCCCTTAAATTTCTTACCATATCATCAGCACAAAGGCAAGCACGTCTTCATTATTACAAAGGAATGAGTTTTGGTTATTTTGGGGCTGCATTAGTACATAAATGACAGATTTACTCAAGTTAACTCTtgaatttattatacaattaatattttatttttatttaactgtttaataAGAAATGACTGGCTAATCAGTCTAAAAACTAACTGCttgacaatttaaataaatatttttttccttataatattaatactttGTTGTCTTAATTTGTACACCAACAGTTAATAGATTAACTTctggggccctatcatacacccggagCAATGCGGAGCAaatgtttttgctagtttcagcccgatgcagttctcattttcccatcctgCGCCGCGTTGTTTAAATGGCAAATGCATTCGCGCCCATTTGTgggcccatgggcgtgctggtatAAAAAAGAGGTCAGTTCATGCGCATTGTTGGTGCGTTGCTATTTTAAGGAACTGAAAacagactgcgccatagaccaactcaaacctggtctgaggtctggcgcaatattttttctttgtattttaaaaagcgcATTAGTAATATGCGCTTAAAGGCGGGTGCACAATGCAcatacactttgcttattacacataCAGGGACgagcagcagcacacaaacagcGAACCCACCATGACACGAGCGCAACTggttttaaaggggatgggagatgacactctgattggtttattgcacgttacgcccaaaaaacacccattgctcattaagagaatagggacaacccgtttagaccatgtgcCCCGGGTGCCCAGAATGTTTTcccatcattaaactagcaaaagtggatttggacatgccctgagtgcacctgcgccgcaCGCTTCagaccatgcacttagatcaTTAAAATTGGGCCCTTGGTATTGCCTGAAGATGCCCTTATATACACCCTTTTATATTATCTCACttaccaagaaaaaaatattctgtttgaAAACCGACATTATTATTCTCTTATCGTTATTATTGTAACTCTCAATGGTAACAGTCAGATGTACGTATTAGAGTGGTAGTGTGTAGATAGATGATTCTTTTCTATTTCATACAGTGTGATGGCTACTGTGGTAAGATCTGTATCACCATGAGCTTGATAGTGACTATGCATACTCTGTACTGTACTGTTTATGAGGCTTGTTGCTGGAGAAACCATTATATGATTGATAGCATTCATGATTTTCTTTTCAATGGATATTCTGCATCCGTATAACGCTTTGAATCAGGGGTTTTACATACTAAACCTGCATgagtgtgtatgaatgtgtgtagcaAATGTCAAGTATTCATCAATACAACTTATTAGTGTGCACGAATGCTTTCACTCAGACTACAAATGCTAAAGGAATAGCTCAGGATTTTAGTCGTTGTAGTGGAAAGGTGATTTTAAATGGAGCTTGCTTATTGTTGTTCTTTAAATGGTCCTCTGTGTTTCCCACATGTATGAATTTTTGTCACACCTCTGACTTGGCACTGctaatcataaatatattcagACAAAATGAGAGAATAACCCGGTCATGTTCGCGTGCCAGTccgcatggagcatcacaccacaTAATGATATGCCTTCTGGATTATTCCAACCAATAGCAAAAAAAAGCAGTGGGCTACAGTAGCAGTAACCAATTCACATTGCTGTATATATAAGTAAAATTAATGTATGGGATTTATGTATGTATGAGTATGTCAAGGGACAGTGATACAGTTTTTTAGGATATAGTTTAGGAGACAACAAAGTCTGAGATTTAGCTCCTTGAGAAGTTAACTTTGTAATTGGGTTAAGCTTTAATGTCCCTGttttgaaaacaaagaaaatataattaaaccgTATGGTTTGAGAAGTAAGCAAGGGGTtcggtttaaaaaaaagaaaaaaaaaagaaagaaaatcctaTCTAGTGTAATAGTTACCTCACTGGGCAAACTGCAATGATGCATGatatatgattattatcattatttattatttttagttcttgtagtagtcattttcattttaactgtacatttaTAATTGTGACATTTGAATTTCATTAATATGTTTTGGAGAAAGAAACAGCTATGGtgcattataaatatagtgtGCTTATTGTTTGTGGTTAATATACCATACCATTGATCTGCTTTTTATCCGTTCCTCttgtctatctctctatctatctcctGTGTGTGTACCTTTGTGTGGTAATGAGTTGCGTAGCTCTGTGTGGTAATGCCCATCACTGGTAGCACACTTAAAGCATATTATATACTGTACCAACTCTTGAGTTCTGTAATTCCCTGTGAATCAGCTCTATGCATGTTGGTGTTTGTAAATAtacccaataaaatattaaaagaaacgATGTGCAAAGAGTGTGACGCTGAAGACGTATGATGTTGTGGTGGCCACAAATGTACAGTGTTTATGTCAGCTGCAGTACCACAAGTCACATTAAGATGTCACTAAATGAACAAGCTCCTGCACAGATACAGCTGTTGTGATGTGTTTAATGTGACGACAACTTCAGAACAAGCaacttataatataaaaaaaggttCAAGATCAAACCTCAAGACCACATTGCAGTACAGACAATATATTTGCACATGCCTTAAGTGCATTCACTTCTTATACACACTTTGGGATATAATATCATACTCATTTTATGTGAGTTCATAGACAGATCTAATTtccattattaatatattttgatccCACACCATGATTTCTAGAGCCAGTCCCTATGTTCTCATTGAGATTTTATAACACTGCCCTCTTATGGCAcataaagaaacatttctcttttgaatatactgtaaatacaggTCGATATACAGTATCATGAAcatgtttgtaaaattatttcaaatatcaaacCAATAATCCATAACGTAAGTATATGAACtaatattttctgtaattattCTATTTACTTTAATGTTGAAAGAATAAAGGTGACTTTATAATTATGGTTGCTGCATTTAGACTATTACCTATGAAGGCCAGTTTACACcacgagaaaaaaagtcacacagcCTAGAAGGTCAttattagaaaaaacaaaacaaacaaaaaacaatcatactatgtcataattattattattataacaattgaaaaacaatttaattactgAGTAATAGTTATGACAGTCATTATGACATAACAGATATGACAAAACAATCTATGACATAAACAGTCATTATGTCAtaacataattatgacaaaacagtcattatgacataattatgacaaaacagacaatcataattatgacacagGCAGTCATTATGCCATCATTATagtcatgaaataaaataattatgacaaaacattcataattataaaataagcCGTCATTATGACGGCATTAAAGTCATTATGACATCACATAATtacagtcataattatgaaataaactgTCATTATGACATAACAGTTTTGCCATAAACAGTCATAATTATGGTATAAAAAGTCATAAGTGAAATTATAAAAGGTTTAAATggagataaaaagtcaattattacataaaaattactttttactcataattatggcttagtatgtcataattgtAACAAAATTCTGTGTCAtaatttggactttatatcttataatctataattatgacttgtttttgaaattttgaagatATGTTATAGTAATTATAGTTCAccaaataataattacttttttctaATGTAGCAGAAATGGCTTTAAaaggatgaaaaataaataatgtatttttttatgttctcagAATTTAGTGCGTTTagtctaagaaaaaaaatcaagcaaaccACCCACTAACAAACTAAGCAAGTAAATACAGCAGCCTATAACTACTCTCTCAAGCACTAATACATCACCTCAAAAACCTTAAATGGACCATTTCTTATAGCCATCTTAATAAAGGGTCCCAGACGGATCAGTTCCAGGTCACTGTGAGCGGATCAGCATTCTTCCCTCCCAGATAAGCTCCTGGAGAGAGGCTGAGGGAGTAAGGGATGGATGAAGGGTATGTGGAGGTGTGCAGTAGAGTCATGTCATCGGTGTTATAGAAGCACACCTGACACCGGTCACAGTCCAGGTACAGCCCTATCCTGCGTGGCTTCACCGTCAGATCTATCTCTGTCACTGTATCATACTCTTTGATGCAGTAGCCTTGGTTATGCTTAAGGTGAAGCCCAATGTCCTTGTTTAAGTTGCTTATAGACCCACCATCGAAGCCCACGCTCCAGTCTATCTTTGCTCCTACATCCACCTCCCAGTAGTGCTGTCCTGACTGGAAGGTCTTGTGGGTCCTGGCCAGAGGCCTGTAGTCTTTGTGACGCAAGAAAATCCCCTTTTTGGATGTGCGGAAGACACTGCGTCCATCAGAAGAGACCGTCAGGTATGGGTCATGACAGTCATGTATGACATTACGATCAGGGACTAAGAAAGACAAAGCGTGACAGATAAATGCAATGTAGTTTTTCATACACTACTCGtccattattattataagaaccattattaataactgtgCGCCTACAATAATCCTAAAaacatgcatcacagtttccacaaaaatattaagcaacaaaaagaattattaataactgagcatcAAATCATTATATCAGAAGGATTTCCGAGGGACCATGtgagactgaagtaatggctgatgcattcaaatttttcaaatactttttcaaaatatggctgtttttactgtatttacaatcaaacaatgcagccttggtgaacatatgatactttcaaaacaaaaaaacacaattatttcaaataaatattaatattgtaaatttgcaaaatgtaaattttcataatagacatttatatacttttacattcattttaatacaCGGTCCACATATGGATATCTGATGTCCTCACCTGGTTTGATAAAGCTCAGCATCTCCTTCCACACAATAAACTGCAAGTGAGTCTCATGAAGGCCAAGGAACAGAGAATTAGGTGTCAAATTCACACTTTGCACTGCTGATTTGAACCTACAATGCAGGAgatgaatataactgatgggatATTTACTGTACAAGTGCCGGTTATGTTTATCTGAAGCACTGCAGTATATTGTCCTACTTGGTTGTTTGAGAAGCAGTGTCATTATTTTCACAGCAGCTTTCTTTGTCTTTCATCTCTTCGACAAAGTCCAGCCCTTTCTCAGTCCACCACTACAGGAGAAGTAGAACCAGACAAAGAAAATGGTTATCATTTTGAGAACCGCAGCTATGAATAACACAGTGTTACATATAAGCAACAATTATGTACACTGTTTTTATTGCCTACTCCCAAAAATCACAATCTTAAACTTGCTTTTCACTCTCAATATTCGATGTTCATATACTAGTAGTAAATATATTCAGAGTACAAATTAAGGTACCAAGGTGTCCCTTTAAAGGCACTTGCAGTGGCAAGTTGTTGTACCTCTAAAGgtactttttcacatttttgtttcttaCTGTGTTGAGGTTATTGCATCAATTGGACAATCTGTGCTGAATGCAGTTGTTTGTTTGAACCTGCAGGAAGCCGTCTGGCTGATCAGTCTCAAAGACTGAGCGTAGAATCCCTTCCTTCTCTCTTCCATCATTCAGCTTCTCTTCTATTTCTGCTCTGTTTCTTTTCATCTTTTCTATCATATCCTTCTCCTCTTTCTCCAGCGTTTTCTTCACTTCCTCCTCCTTTTTCTTCAGAAACTGGTGCATCTCCTCAAACTGAGCAGAGATCTGAGCAGAGAGCTGCCGAGACCTTTCCTGAGAAACAAAACATATCACAGATAGTAATGAACCCTGCGGCGCTCCTTTATGAAGTCTTTAGATGGCTTGTGATCTATTTTACTCTTTTGTGTGAAGTGTATTTTTCACCTCCGTTTTAGAGATCTCATTCGTCTGTTTCTTGATAAGAGCCTGCAGCTCTTCATTCTCCTTCGACAGGAAGCTCAGAGGCTCTAACAATAAATTCTGCAACAACACACAGGACAGACTTGTGGGCGTTTGACATGAATATTTCAGACATTACCTTAAGGCAGCGGTGCTCAGTCCTGCAGAGGAGCAGGAAAGAGCACTTCTGACTTTAAGTGTTAAATGTATAATGATGCATTTTGATGTGTCTAATTATTCATCTACAATATAATATATCAACATAGtgattaaagggattgttcagctgaaacttctgtcatcatttacccagcctcaagttgttctaatgactttctttcttctgctgaacacaaacagACATTTTGAAGAGtgatggtaaccaaacagcttttggtccctaatatattttttttatgaaagtcaAACTGGACcaccaactgtttggttaccaacattcttcaaaacatcttcttttatgttgagcagaggaaagaaactcatacaggtttggaataacttgaggatgagttcattttcagaaaattttcatttttgggtgaacgattccATTCAATTCCAAAAACACTTTCGCACCTGCTCCAGAAGCTGCTACATTTATGTT
This genomic stretch from Cyprinus carpio isolate SPL01 chromosome B16, ASM1834038v1, whole genome shotgun sequence harbors:
- the trim109 gene encoding tripartite motif containing 109: MDSRLSKQIQCSVCLGDFTDPVSLLCDHTFCRQCISNHSQSCRLKLCPECRRPYTMWDLRSNRVLRNMVTAVREHLSEQQALRDGNVAACGAGVRVFEEPEKLVCSDHQERLKLFCETDQKLVCLICRDGERHQGHTFKPVEEAAEPRKNLLLEPLSFLSKENEELQALIKKQTNEISKTEERSRQLSAQISAQFEEMHQFLKKKEEEVKKTLEKEEKDMIEKMKRNRAEIEEKLNDGREKEGILRSVFETDQPDGFLQWWTEKGLDFVEEMKDKESCCENNDTASQTTKFKSAVQSVNLTPNSLFLGLHETHLQFIVWKEMLSFIKPVPDRNVIHDCHDPYLTVSSDGRSVFRTSKKGIFLRHKDYRPLARTHKTFQSGQHYWEVDVGAKIDWSVGFDGGSISNLNKDIGLHLKHNQGYCIKEYDTVTEIDLTVKPRRIGLYLDCDRCQVCFYNTDDMTLLHTSTYPSSIPYSLSLSPGAYLGGKNADPLTVTWN